A single window of Methanomassiliicoccaceae archaeon DNA harbors:
- the rpe gene encoding ribulose-phosphate 3-epimerase — protein MMTKVSASILSADFSRLGEEMKRLEASGSNWAHVDVMDGMFVPNITIGPSVIKAIRGCASIPFDVHLMIERPERYIKDFIRAGADYLTVHPEAEGDTMGAIRMISDSGIKAGISLNPETDVRILDKFLEKADLILIMTVHPGFGGQSFIPSGIDKIRYVRQWADEHNPKLEISVDGGINRSTGLECVKAGATVLAAGSALFGLKDMSSEIKMWQGFGPDP, from the coding sequence ATGATGACAAAGGTATCAGCTTCCATTCTTTCTGCGGATTTTTCCCGTCTCGGCGAAGAGATGAAACGATTGGAAGCATCCGGTTCCAACTGGGCACATGTAGATGTCATGGACGGCATGTTCGTGCCTAACATTACGATCGGCCCCTCGGTAATAAAAGCTATACGCGGATGTGCCAGCATCCCCTTCGATGTGCATCTTATGATCGAGAGGCCGGAACGTTACATCAAGGATTTCATAAGAGCGGGCGCAGACTACCTGACCGTCCATCCCGAGGCCGAAGGCGACACCATGGGGGCAATCAGGATGATTTCGGACTCTGGAATAAAGGCTGGAATCTCGCTAAATCCCGAGACCGATGTGAGAATACTCGATAAATTCCTCGAAAAAGCCGACCTTATTCTTATCATGACCGTGCACCCGGGGTTCGGCGGGCAGAGCTTCATACCCTCCGGCATCGACAAAATACGTTACGTAAGGCAATGGGCGGACGAACACAATCCGAAACTCGAGATATCGGTGGACGGCGGCATCAACCGCTCGACCGGACTGGAATGCGTAAAGGCCGGAGCTACCGTGCTCGCGGCGGGCAGCGCCCTGTTCGGCCTGAAGGACATGTCCTCCGAGATCAAGATGTGGCAGGGCTTCGGCCCTGACCCGTGA